In Candidatus Binatia bacterium, one DNA window encodes the following:
- the gspM gene encoding type II secretion system protein GspM: MRERLGPYLDQLRDWHDRLVPRERYLLYGASALSLFLLLWLGVYEPVTNSIVRLDRDLKIAQRDSLALEELTSRYKTLEKKVSRLQKKAGRGNRGSLFSQLESVSVPVVGREQITAMNPTTREVDADFREESVDMKLSGISAQRLVRLLHAIEVRGGGMTVARTSFKRQYKDPTLLDATIIVVRLQPR; the protein is encoded by the coding sequence ATGCGCGAGCGCCTCGGCCCCTATCTCGACCAGCTGCGCGACTGGCACGATCGGCTCGTACCTCGCGAGCGCTACCTTCTCTACGGCGCGAGTGCGCTGAGTCTCTTTCTTCTCCTCTGGCTCGGCGTCTATGAACCCGTGACCAATTCGATTGTGCGACTGGATCGTGATCTGAAGATCGCCCAACGAGACAGCCTCGCTCTCGAGGAATTGACCAGCCGCTACAAGACCCTCGAGAAAAAGGTCTCCAGACTGCAGAAGAAAGCCGGCCGCGGAAACCGCGGATCGCTTTTTTCCCAGCTGGAATCCGTGAGCGTTCCTGTGGTCGGGCGCGAACAGATCACTGCGATGAATCCCACAACCCGAGAAGTCGACGCAGACTTTCGCGAAGAATCTGTGGATATGAAGCTATCCGGGATCTCCGCGCAACGATTGGTTCGCCTGCTGCACGCAATCGAGGTTCGTGGCGGCGGCATGACGGTGGCTCGCACGAGCTTCAAACGCCAATATAAGGACCCCACGCTATTGGACGCGACGATTATTGTCGTACGACTGCAGCCACGATGA
- the lpxC gene encoding UDP-3-O-acyl-N-acetylglucosamine deacetylase, with the protein MGKKILVVDDEEKIRLSLRGVLSDEGYAVVEAGDGRRALELLDADMPDLVILDVWLPEVDGLTLLETVKGDHPDLPVIIICGHANIEAAVRATRLGAADFIEKPFSIDALLASITRALGEPTGQAATGPEWGGAVVSHDAELVLPQKTIARSVTASGVGLHTGMRTGVILHPVAAGSGILFQSMASEKSVPAHVDFADSTGYATTLFRSGFGAKTVEHLLAALQSYGVTNLMVKMEGEVPVLDGSALAFCDLLEDAGIVEQGGPGVEPYIVKEKHEVSLDGNTIVVEPHDGLLVDYTLDYPDPVGVQHYVYEFDGAESFKAEIAPARTFGFVNEFSKLVEHGLAYGGRLDNCVLIGEDGVINGELRFPDEFVRHKILDVIGDFSLLGQPLRGKITARATGHRHNVAMVRELLQAA; encoded by the coding sequence ATGGGTAAAAAGATTCTGGTCGTTGATGATGAAGAAAAGATCCGTTTGAGTCTCCGCGGAGTCCTGTCGGATGAAGGATATGCCGTTGTCGAGGCCGGCGATGGTCGCCGAGCCCTCGAGTTGCTGGATGCTGATATGCCCGATCTGGTAATCCTTGACGTTTGGCTTCCGGAGGTTGATGGATTGACCCTGCTGGAAACTGTGAAGGGTGACCACCCGGACCTGCCGGTCATTATCATCTGCGGCCATGCGAATATTGAAGCGGCCGTGCGCGCGACACGCCTGGGCGCCGCTGATTTCATTGAAAAGCCGTTCTCCATCGATGCACTTCTCGCATCGATTACCCGCGCGCTTGGGGAACCGACCGGCCAGGCTGCGACCGGGCCGGAGTGGGGGGGGGCCGTCGTCTCGCACGATGCGGAGTTGGTTCTGCCTCAGAAGACCATCGCGCGCAGCGTGACGGCCTCGGGGGTCGGACTCCATACGGGGATGCGGACAGGTGTGATCCTGCATCCGGTGGCGGCAGGCAGCGGCATTCTCTTCCAGAGTATGGCAAGCGAGAAATCCGTGCCTGCCCACGTCGATTTTGCCGACTCGACGGGTTATGCAACGACTCTTTTTCGGAGCGGGTTTGGCGCCAAGACCGTCGAGCATCTTTTGGCGGCTTTGCAGAGCTATGGTGTCACCAACCTGATGGTGAAAATGGAAGGAGAGGTGCCCGTCCTCGATGGTTCAGCGCTGGCCTTCTGTGATCTCCTCGAAGATGCCGGCATCGTCGAACAGGGTGGGCCCGGCGTGGAGCCTTATATCGTCAAGGAAAAACATGAAGTATCGCTCGATGGCAACACGATCGTGGTCGAACCTCATGATGGCTTGTTGGTGGACTATACCCTCGACTACCCGGACCCCGTCGGTGTGCAGCATTATGTCTATGAATTCGACGGAGCAGAGTCCTTCAAGGCCGAGATCGCACCTGCCCGGACGTTCGGGTTTGTGAATGAGTTCAGCAAATTGGTCGAGCACGGATTGGCCTATGGCGGCCGACTGGATAACTGTGTGTTGATCGGCGAAGACGGCGTCATCAACGGAGAACTTCGTTTCCCGGACGAGTTCGTGCGTCACAAGATTCTGGATGTGATCGGAGACTTTTCCCTGCTGGGGCAACCTCTGCGCGGGAAGATTACCGCGCGTGCGACAGGGCATCGTCATAACGTTGCGATGGTGCGCGAACTGCTGCAGGCGGCCTGA
- the gspN gene encoding type II secretion system protein GspN, giving the protein MTVGSLLKSLQSRARQRRLPLLYTGFTVCVFLVAIIVTFPHETLIRQSLDRATAGSDTTVDFRTLQFRPLFGYHVEDLRVVPDRDEAFELRVAGLQATPSIISLLVPGRRNALDLELDIWGGELAARLAGDPDDFAITAAGSGLNLEDGTRGLLPANGKIYGSAALELDAEGTDQGRTVDGTLILAVRDLALRDLMARGFKVPDLTFETLDLSVEAAGDTLQVRNFVASGNEVSIRATGKIKLNRSWKRSMLDLRFELTIDPDAPSGLRVLPRLLPKRKNGETFYDIRGTLGNPRIQ; this is encoded by the coding sequence ATGACTGTCGGTTCTCTCCTGAAGTCCCTGCAGAGTCGTGCCAGGCAGAGACGTCTGCCACTCCTCTACACAGGCTTTACGGTTTGCGTTTTCCTGGTCGCAATCATCGTCACCTTCCCTCATGAAACACTGATCCGTCAGAGCCTCGACCGCGCGACCGCCGGGTCCGACACGACGGTAGACTTCAGGACGCTCCAGTTCCGACCCCTTTTCGGCTACCACGTCGAGGATTTGCGGGTCGTACCCGATCGTGATGAAGCCTTTGAACTCCGAGTCGCCGGACTTCAGGCGACGCCCTCAATCATCAGCCTGCTCGTGCCCGGGCGACGCAATGCGCTTGATCTGGAACTGGATATCTGGGGCGGGGAACTCGCGGCCCGGTTAGCGGGCGACCCCGATGATTTTGCGATCACGGCGGCCGGCTCCGGCCTGAACCTCGAGGATGGCACCCGTGGGCTCTTGCCGGCAAACGGAAAGATTTATGGTTCGGCCGCGCTTGAACTTGACGCTGAAGGAACCGACCAGGGGCGCACCGTCGATGGAACCTTGATCCTGGCCGTCCGAGACCTCGCGCTCCGCGACCTGATGGCGCGCGGATTCAAGGTACCGGACCTCACGTTCGAAACTCTGGATCTATCCGTCGAGGCGGCGGGCGACACGCTCCAGGTGCGCAACTTCGTGGCAAGCGGGAACGAGGTATCGATCCGCGCAACCGGAAAGATAAAGCTCAACCGCTCCTGGAAGCGGAGCATGCTCGACCTCCGATTTGAACTCACCATCGATCCGGATGCACCCTCCGGATTGCGTGTTCTCCCGAGACTCCTGCCGAAACGAAAAAACGGCGAGACCTTCTATGATATCAGGGGAACACTGGGGAACCCGCGGATTCAGTAA